The Solibacillus sp. FSL W7-1436 genome window below encodes:
- a CDS encoding DUF86 domain-containing protein: MYFVDRNKITNNLAHLDELLSIFESTENWLADDIHKLALQRIAHNVMEAMMDVGNLVIDGFIMRDPGSYEDIIDIFVDEKVITEEMDAPLKTVVGLRKMIVREFIAVDSEEILNVLTANLNILKQFSPKVHDYLTNELGPVSAFLPEDQA, encoded by the coding sequence ATGTACTTCGTAGATAGAAATAAAATTACAAACAACTTAGCACACTTGGACGAATTATTGTCGATCTTTGAATCGACAGAAAACTGGTTAGCAGATGATATTCATAAGCTGGCATTACAGCGTATCGCCCATAATGTAATGGAAGCGATGATGGATGTAGGAAACCTGGTGATTGACGGTTTTATTATGCGTGACCCTGGAAGTTACGAAGACATTATCGATATTTTCGTTGATGAAAAAGTGATTACAGAAGAGATGGATGCACCATTAAAAACGGTTGTCGGCTTACGCAAAATGATCGTTCGTGAATTTATCGCTGTAGATAGTGAAGAAATTTTAAATGTATTAACAGCAAACTTAAATATACTAAAGCAATTTTCCCCAAAAGTTCACGATTACTTAACGAATGAATTAGGACCAGTTTCAGCATTCTTACCAGAGGATCAGGCATAA